CACGGTCTCGGTGGCGGCCTGACCGGCGCTACCCGACCGGCTTGACCACCTCCGGCACCGACACCGACCATCACGCCGATGTCGGCGATCAGCAGCCGGCCGCCCGGGCGCAGCACCCGCACCGCCTCGTCCAGTGCCCGGAAGCGGCCGGCCGGCGACGGGATGTTGTACAGCCCGAGCGCGGACGTCCAGGTCCGCTCGTCCCCGCGCAGCGCCAAGCGGTCCAACTCCCGCTCCCAGATCCGCAGTTTGCCGCCCGCCCGCGACCGCCCGAGCAAGCCGCCGCCAGCACGCAGGCCGCCAACCCGAGCGCCCCGGTCGAGGCCACGAAACCCGGTGCATCCACGCCGTACCGCGGGCCGCGCGACCGCGCCCCCGCGGGTTCTTCCCGCACCTCCGCCATGCCTCGGAGTGTCCGCCCGGCGGACGGGGCGCGGCTTGGACGAATGTTCCTCAGTGGCCCGAGAGATAGCCCGGCGCACGCCAGGCGACCGGATCGACCGCCAGCCACGGCGCGGCCGCGACCGCCGAGGGCGTGACACCCATGAAGTCCGCCACCTCGCGGTGCAGGTGCGACTGGTCGGCGTAGCCGCTCTCCGCCGCGACCAGCGCCGCCAGCTGACCCGCCGCGAGCCGGTGCGCCGCGCCGTCGAAGCGGATCAGCCGGGCCGCCTGCTTCGGCGACAACCCGACCTGGGCGCGGAACCGCGACCACAGCCGCTTCCGGCTCCACCCCAGCTCCGCCGCCAGTCCGTCGATCCGCACCGTGCCCCGTGAACGCACCAACTCCCGCCAGGCGAACGCGACTTCCCGGTCCACCCGGCGCCCCTCGGCCTGCCGTGCGGCCACCGCCGCGGCAAGCACCGCGAACCGCTGCTCCCAGGACGCCGCCGCCCGCAACCGCTCCTCCAGCCGTTCGGCGTCCCGCCCCCATACCTCGGCCAGGCCCAGCACCTCGCCGTCCGCCGCCGCGATCCCCTCGAACACCGCGTGCGCCACCACCGGCGAACACCGCACCTGCAGGCACTCCACGTCCCTGCCCCCGCCTCGCAGCCCCTGCGAGCCCAGCCCGATCACCGCACTCCCGCCCACTCGCCGGTCACCGCGCTCCACCGCCAGCGACCCGTCCCCCAATCCGATCGCCACCGTCACCGCCGGAAACGGCACGATCCCCAGCTCCACCGCCCCCGCGGCCCGAAACCCGGCCATCGCCACCCCCGGCACCCGCCAGGGCCGCGAAGGCGTCGCAATCTCCCACCCCGCAGCAGCGTCCTCCATGCTCCCAGGCTACGCCGCCACGACCTGCTCCACCGGTGCGCTCAACTGGCGCTCCCGAGAAACGAACTGTCGAGGCATCAGCACACCGCCCCGAGCGCAGGTCTTCACCGGCCGGGTGCCGGTCAGAGGTGGAGTCGGGGGCCGCCCCGCGGCAGCGTCCTGGTGTTCAGCTCGACCGCAGGGCGACTGCGGCGGCGCCGATGAGGCCGGCGTCGGTGCCGAAGTGGGCGGGGTGGAGGCGGAGGCCGCGGGTGAAGGGGAGGCCGGTGTACTGGGTGAGGTGGTGGGTGAGGGGGTCGAAGAGGAGCGAGCCGGACTGGGCCACGCCGCCGCCGATCACGACGGCTTGGAGTTCGACCAGGGCGGCGGCGCCGGCGATCGCGGCGGCCAGCGCCCGCGCCGCCAGGTCGAACGCGGCGAGCGCCGCCCCGTCGCCGGAGCGGGCGGAGTCGGCGACGGTGCGCGCAGTGGCGGAGCAGCCCCCGGGCGGGCGCCAGCCGGCGGTGCGGGCGTGGCGGACGATCGCGGGCCCGCTGGCCAGGCCCTCCAGGCAGCCGCGGCCGCCGCAGGGGCACGGTTCGCCGTCCCACTGGATGCTGACGTGGCCGATGTGCCCGGCGTTGCCGGTCGGCCCGGGGTGGACCAGGCCGTCCAGGACCAGCCCGCCGCCCACGCCGGTGGAGACCACCATGCACAGGACGTTCCGGTACTCGGCGGCGGCGCCCAGCCAGTGTTCGGCCTCCGCCACCGCCACCCCGTCACCGAGCAGCCGCACCGGCGCCGGGACCCGCTCCGCGATCCGCCGGACCAGGGGGAAGCCGCGCCAGGCGGGGATGTTCACCGGCCCCACGGTTCCCGCCGCGGTGTCCACCGGGCCCGCGCTGGCGACGCCGAGCGCGCCGATCCGCGCCCACTCCGGGTGCCGGGCCAGCTCGTCCAGTACTCCGGCGATGCCCGCGAAGACGGCCTCCGCGTCCCCTTCGGCCGCGGTCGGCCGCTCCGCCCGGACCAGCAGTTCGCCGTCGCCGCCGACCAGCGCACCGGCGGTTTTGGTCCCGCCCAGGTCGAGGGCGGCCACCACCCGGTCGGGGGACGGGACGGATGCCATGCCGAGCCTCCTGAGATGTCCGACTCTGCGGTGACTTGTCGGACTCGTCACGCTACCCGAGCGGGTGCGCCAACGTCGGTTGACGGGCCGTCAGAATGCCCGCGGTCGTTCACCCGCCGCGCCCGCCCGGCTGCGGCAGGGCACTGAGGTCGGGTCGGCTTCGGGCGGCGGTGGCCAGGGTCTCGGCGGCGCGGTGGAGGGCGGCGAGGGCGTGCGGGGCGGTACTGGGGAGGCAGCGGGCAGCCTCGGGGGAGTAGGCGGTGCCGATGATGCCGGCGTGGTCGGTGGGGAGCTCCGTGAACGTGACGGGACGGCGGTGGGCGAGCAGGGCGGCGTGCAGCTCGCGGGTGCGGGCCGGGTCCACCACCGTGTCGGCGCTGCCGTGCAGCAGCCACAGCTCGCCGACCTGCCCGCGGCCGGCCGCGGGCAGGTCGGCGAGCGGGGTGGTGCCGGTGCTGGGGGCTGGGGCGTCGTAGGAGCCGGCGAAGGCGACCACGGCGTGCGGCCGCCAGGCGTCGAACGCGGCGGGGTTCAGCGCGACGGCGACGGCAGCCTTGGCGCCCAGCGACCAGCCCGCCAGCGTCAGCGGCGCGGGGTTCGCCCGCTCGCGGGCGAACGCCGCGGACGCCCGCAGCTCGGCCCGGCCGCCGTCGGGGTCGTCCGGCCGCCAGTCCGGGACGAGCACCTGGACCCCGAGGGCGGCGGCGGTCCGGGCCAGCGGGGCGAGAACGTCACGCTCGTCCGCGCCGCGCCCGTGCCACAGCAGCACGGTCGGCAGCGGGCCGGCGACACCGACCGGCCGGTGCAGGTCCACGGGTCGGGCCCGCGGCCCGTACGCCACGGTGCTGCTGACAACCTCGGTCACGACAGAGCCTCCTGAGTGCACGTCATCCGGCGCGGGGCGTCCCGCCGCCGACACCGGCCGAAGGATGCCACGCGGCCGGTCGGCAGCGGAAAACGGGCAATCGTCGACCGGGCGGTGCAGGTCCACCGGGTCGGGCCCGCGGCCCGTAGGCCACGGTGGTGCTGACAACCTCGTTCACGCAAGAGCCTTCTGAGTGCACGTCGTCCGGCGTGGGCGGCCTCGCTGCCACCGCCGGCCGAGGGATGCCACGCGGGCGGTCGGCGACCGGCCGGACAGGGGTGGCTGCGGCTCGGGGAGCGGCCGTGGCAGGCACCGGGGGGCCGGGGAAATACCCCGTGAGCTGGGGGGATAGGCTCCGCGATCGTTGCCGGCCCGGGCGGGTCGGCCGAGCCGGGGGGATCTTCCGATGACGTTCCGACTGCGCGCCTTCCGCGCGCTCGTGCTGCTGGCCGGCTTCCATCTCATGGGTGCAGGTCTGCTGGCGGCCATGGCGACGCTCGACTGGCTCCTGATGACGGAGTGGCTCACCGAGCGGGCGGCGTGGTTCGAGGGCACGGTCGTGACCGGCACCGTCGTGGTGGCAGTGGCGATCCTGCGGGGCATGTCCGCCTCGCTGCGGGCGGGCCGGCTCGGTGCCGTGCCCCACGCGCTGGCGGTCACCCCGCAGGAGCAGCCGGAGTTGTGGGAGCTGGTGCGCGCCACCGCCGAGGCGACGGGTGAGCGGCCGCCGGACGAGCTGTACCTGGTCGCCGAGGTCGAGGCGGGGGTCGCCGAGCAGAGCAGGCTGCTGGGTCTGCTGCCCGGACGGCGCCGGATGCTGCTGGGCCTGCCGCTGCTGCTCGGGCTGACCGTTCCGACGCTGCGCGCCGTCCTCGCCCACGAGTTCGGCCACTTCGGCCACCGCGACACCCGGCTGGGCGGTGTCACGATGCGTGGCAGGGCGGCGGTCCTGCACACCGTGGAGGCGTTCGGGCACGGCGGCACCTGGATGCACCACTCGGTCGGCACGCTGTACGTCCGCTACGCCCGGCTGTTCCTGCGGGTCTCGCAGTCCGTGGCCCGCCACCAGGAGCTCGCCGCCGACCGGGCGGCCGCGCAGCACGCGGGCCGGGACGCGACGCTCGCCGCGCTGCGCGCCCTGCCGGTGCTCGCCGCCGCGCACACCCACTACCGTCGGACGTACGCCGAGCTGGGCGTCCCGCTGGGAGCGCTGCCGCCGGTGGGCGAGGTGGACGGCGGCTTCCGCCGACTGCTCGCCGCCCGGACGGCCGAGCAGCTCGCCGCGTTCGGGGCGGGGGAACGCCCGTCGCGCCCGCACCCGTACGACACGCATCCGCCGACCGCCGAGCGGATCGCCCTGATCGAGAAGCTGCCCGCCGACGGCCGGGCCGACGGGCCCGCCGCGCTCACCCTGCTGCACGACCCGGACGGCGTGTCCGCCGCACTGGAGGCGCGCACGCTGTCCCCGGAGGCGGCGCAGCTGCGGCGCCTGAGCTGGGACGACCTGGTCCTGGCGCGGGCGCTGGCCGACGCCGAGGGCTGGTCCCGGCCGCTCCGGCTCGCCGTCGCCAGGGCTGTGCGGTCCGCGGAGCCGGACCCGGCCGGGGCGTCGTCGGCGGACGAGGGGTTGCCCGACCTGGAGGCGGTGCTCGACGCGTTCGACCGCGGCCTGCTGTGGACGGCGATCGCCGACCGCCTGCCCAAGCCGGCCCGGGCCGGGCGACTGACCGGTGCGTCGGCCCGCAACTTCGTCCGGCCCCGGGTCTTCGACGGGCTCGCGGGCCTGGTCCACCTCCGCCTGGTCGGTTCAGGGCAGGCGACCGCGGACACCGGGTGGTCGGGGCAGCCCGGCCTCGCCCTGCCCGAGGCGTGGGAGAAGGGCATGGACGACGCCCTCGACGCCGCCACTGCCGACACGCCCGACACCGCGCCCCTGCGCGCCCTGCTCGCCGAGGTCGGCTGCGCGGGACCGCGCCCGGTCAGGGGCTGAACGACGCCACCGCGCCGACCCGGGTGGCGGTCAGGGCGGCGCGCAGGCGGCGGTAGGCGGCGGGGTCGAAGTGGCCGGCCCGGGGGTGCAGGACGGTGGCGGCGGAGAGGGCCACCGCGTCGGGGAGGATGGCGGGCCAGCCCGCGTTGCCGGAGAGGCCGGCGGCGAGGGCGGCGACCGAGGAGTCGCCCGCACCGGTGGGATTGCCGGTGACGGGCGCGGGCGGGGCGCAGCGCCAGGCGCCCTGGCGGTCGACGGCGAGCAGGCCGCCGGGGCCGAGCGAGGCGAGCACGGACTCGGCGCCGCGGCGCAGGAGGAGCCGGGCGGCGTCGTGCGGGTCGGCCAGGCCGGTGGCGGCGGTGAGTTCGGCGGCGTTGGGCTTGATCGCGGTGGGGCGGGCCGGCAGCGCGGCGAGCAGCGCGGGCCCGTCCGCGTCGAGCACCACAGGAATACCGAATTTCCGTCCGAGGGTGACGAGTTGGCCGTATCCGTCGGCGGGCGCCCCGGGCGGGAGGCTGCCGGAGAGGACCAGCGCGGTGGCCTGCGGGAGGTGGCGGGCGGTCTCGGCGAGCAGGGCGTCCCACTCGGCAAGGGTCAGTTGCGGGCCCGGTTCGTTGAGCGCGGTGGCGTCCTCGGCGTCGACCACCGTGACGGTGCGTCGGGTGTCGGCGGCGATCGGGACGGCTGCGTGGTCGAGCCCGGCGGCGGCCAGGTCGGCGGCCACCGCCCGGCCGGTGGGTCCGCCGAGCGGGAGGACGCAGCGGGCGGGGCGGCCGAGCGCGGTGAGCACCCGGGCCACGTTGACGCCCTTGCCGCCGGCCTGCGCGGCGACCTCGGCGACCCGGTGGCTGGTGTGCGGGCGGAAGCCGGGGACGGTGTAGGTGACGTCCAGCGCCGGGTTGGGTGTGACGGTGAGGATCACGGCGGACGCCCCCAAGCGGTGAGATGATCGAATCTGCGCGATCATATCGGGTTTCGCGCAGTTTCGAGCACCATTCGGGCTACTTGAGCAGCCGGGACAGCCTCCGGTCGGCGAGCACCCGGCCCCCCGTCTGGCAGGTCGGGCAGTACTGCAGCGAGGAGTCCGCGAAGTTCACCGAGCGCACCGTGTCCCCGCACACCGGGCAGCTCTCGCCCGCCTTCCCGTGCACCGCCAGGCCCGCCTTCTTCTCCGACTTCAGGCCGCCCGGCGGCGCGGCCCGCAGCTGCTCCAGCGCGGCCCCGAGCTCGTGCCCGATCGCGGCGTGCAGCCGGGCCAGCTGCTCCTCGTCCAGTGAGGCGGCCATTGCGTACGGGGAGAGCTTCGCGGTGTGCAGGATCTCGTCGGAGTACGCGTTGCCGATCCCGGCCAGCACGGTCTGATCGGTGAGGAAGGTCTTCAGCCGTTGCCGGGCGCCGCCGGCCAGCGCGGCCAGCTGCTCGGGGGTGGCGGCCAGCGCGTCCACGCCGAGGCGGGCGATGCCGGGTACCTGCTGAGGGTCCGTCACCACGTACGCGGCCAGGCGCTTGGTGGTGCCCTGCTCGGTGAGGTCGAAGCCGCTGCCGTCGTCCAGCACCAGGCGCAGCGCCAGCGGGCCGCGCCGGCTCGGCGGCTTGGCCGGGAAGGACTCGCGGGGATGGACCCAGCCCGCCCGCGCCAGGTGGACCACCAGGTGCGGGCCCCCGTCGGTGGTCAGGTCGAGGAACTTGCCGTGCCGGCCGACCCCGCTGACGGGCCGTCCGACCAGGGCCTGCACCGGCGGGTCGAAGGTCTTCAGCACCTGGATCGACAGCACGTCGACGCGTTCCAGCGCGCGGTCGGCGCAGGCGGCGGTCATCCGCTCGGCGAGCGCCTGTACTTCGGGCAGTTCGGGCACCTGTCCAGTCTCGCCCGGGCCGCCCGGGGCGGGCCACCGGAACGGCGGCCGAAGGCTGGGGGAACGTTCGGGGGCGGCGCACCGCGACGGGATCCCGCGCGCTACGGTGGCTGAACGTGAAGTTGGCTGTACATCTTTCTGGATGGAGGGGGAGTCGGGTGACCGAGAGCGCCGTCCCGGCCGTGGTGCTGGCCGCCGCACTGCTGCACGCCGTGTGGAACGCACTGGTGCACGGGGTGCGCGACCACGTGGCCGGGGTGGCGCTGATGAACCTGGTGTTCGTCGCGTTCGGTGCGACCCTCGCGCTCTTCGTCGCCCCGCCCGGCGCCGCCGCGCTGCCGTACCTGCTGGGCTCCTCCGTCCTCCAGGTCGGCTACCAGCTGCTGCTGGCCCGGGCCTACCGCCTGGGCGACTTCGGCCAGATGTACCCGATCGCCCGCGGCACCTCCCCGGCGGTGGTCGCGCTGCTCGCCGCCACCGTGCTGCACCACCCGATGCCGGCCGGCCAGGTCGCCGCCGTCGTGGTGATCTCGCTCGGCCTGGCCGGGCTCGCGCTGGTCGGCGGCCTGCCCGGACGGGCCCGACTCCCGGCGCTGGGCGCAGCCGTGGGCAACGGCGTGCTGATCGCCGGGTACACCGTGATGGACGCCGGCGGGGTCCGCGCCGCGTCCTCCGCAGCCGGCTACATCGCCTGGATGTTCGTCCTGCAGGGCCTCGCCGTGCTCACCGCGATCACCGCCGTCCGCGGCCGCACCCTGCTCCCCGCGATGCGCCGGGGCCGGGCGATCGGCGTGCTGGGCGGGCTGATGTCGCTGACCGCCTACGGCCTGGTGGTGTGGGCGCAGACCGTCGGCGACCTGCCCACCATCGCCGCCCTGCGCGAGACCTCCATCGTGATCGCCGCCCTGATCGGCACCCTGGTGCTGCGCGAACGCCTCGGCACCATGCGGCTGGCCGCCAGTGCCACGGTGCTCTCCGGCATCGCGCTGCTGGAGTTCGCGCACTGACGCCGGATCACCCCGGCGGGGCCAGTGCGGCGGCCAAGCGGTGGGCGGCATCGGCGAGCTGGGCGTGGTTCTCGGCCGCGGCCAGGCTGATCCGGGTGCGCGGGGCGGGCTCGGCGGTGAAGTAGCCGGGGCCGGGGGAGACCGCGACGCCCTGGCGCAGCGCGGCGGCGGTGAACGCGGCCGGGTCGAGCTGGGCGGGCAGCGTCAGCCACAGGTGGAAGCCGCCGCGCGGCAGCCGGGCCGGCAGCAGCGCCGGGGCGCGGTGCGCCAGCGCGGTCGCCACCACCTGCCGGCGGTCCGTCAACTCCTTCGCGAGGCCGCGCAGGTGACGCGACCAGTCGGCGGAGGTGACCAGCTCCAGGGCGGCCTCCTGGAGCGGGCGCGGGACGAAGAAGGAGTCCACCGCCTGCACGGACCGCAGCCGGGCCAGCGCCGGGCCGCGCGCCACCAGCGCGCCCACCCGAAGGCTCGGCGAGGCCGCCTTGGTCAGCGAGCGGACGTGCACCACGGTGCCGTCCGGGTCGTCCGCGGCCAGCGGCGGCGGGAGTTCGGGCGCGTCGGCGTGCGCGAGCAGCCGGGCGAAGTCGTCCTCCACCACGAACGCCCCGGCCCGCTTCGCCGCCGCCAGCACGGCCCGCCGCCGCTCGGCGGACAGCACGCTGCCGGTCGGGTTCTGGAACAGCGGCTGGCAGACGAACAGTCGCGCGCCCGACACCTCGAACGCCTCGGCCAGGCGCTCCGGACGCACCCCGTCCTCGTCCACCGGTACCGGGACGGGACGCAGGCCCGCGGCCCGGGCGATCGCCAACAGGCCCGGGTAGGTGGGCGATTCGACCAGCACCGGAGCGCCGGGCGGGGCCAGCGAGCGCAGCGCGGTGGTCAGCGCGCTCTGCCCGCCCGCGGTGATCAGCACCTCCGCGGCCGTCACGCCGCCGCCCAGGGCCCGGGCGAACCAGCCGCGCAGCTCCGGCAGCCCCTCCAGCGGTGGGCGCCCCCACGCGCCGGGCCGTCGGGCGGCCCGGGCCAGCGCGCCGGCCAGCGCCCGCTCCGGCAGCAGCGAGGCGTGCGGGTAGCCGCTGTTCAGGTCGATCACCTCGGGCGGCGCCAGGGTGAGCGCCGCCAGGACCCCGGAGGCGTCCACCACCCGCGCGGGCGGGGCGCCCGCCTCGGCGCTGAGCGCCACCTCCTGCCAGGAGAAGTCACCGTGCGGCGCGGCGGCGGGCCGCGGCTCGGCCCGGAACACCCCCGCGCCCGGACGCGACACCACCACGCCCTCCGCCGCCAGCTCGCGGATCGCCCGGGACACCGACACCGGGCTGACCCGGTAGCGGTCCACCAGCTCCCTGCTACTCGGAATCCGTTCGCCCGGGGAGTAGCGCATCACGGTGGCGCGCAGGGCGTCGGTGAGCTCCTGGACCGTCATCAGCAGTCCTTCCCGGTCGAGTTCTGCTCGGGCGATTCAGTATCGCCCTCGGCGGGAGCCTACTGCTACCGTCCTGTATGTCAGCACGGAATAGCGCTACCCTCATTCGCCCGATAGCGGTCACCGGCACCGCGCAGGCCGCCCTCGGGGTGCTCTCCTTCTCCTTCAGCTTCCCCGCCACCGCCTGGGCCCTGGAGGGCTTCGGGCCCTGGACGGTCACCGGCCTGCGCGGCATCCTCGCCGCGCTGCTGGCCGGCGGCTGCCTGCTCGCCACCGGCGCCCGCGTCCCGCCGCGCTCCGCCCGGCCCGGGCTGGCCGCCGTCGCGGTGGGCTGCGCGGTCGGCTTCCCGCTGCTCTCCACCCTGGCGCTGCGGATCTCCTCCACCGCGCACTCCGCCGTCGTCATCGGCCTGCTGCCGCTGGCCACCGCCGCCGTCGCCGCCCTGCGGGCCGGCTCCCGCCCGCCGCGCGCGTTCTGGCTCGCCGCGCTGGCCGGGGCCGCGGTGGTGCTCGCCTTCACCGTCCAGCAGAGCGGCGGCGCCGGACTCACCACCGCCGACCTCTACCTGTTCGGCGCCCTGCTGGTCTGCGCCTTCGGCTACGCCGAGGGCGGCCGGCTGGCCCGCACCATGCCCGGCTGGCAGGTCATCGCCTGGGGCGTGGTCGCCGCGCTCCCCGTCACCGCCCTCACCGGCGCCCTCGCCCTCACCGCCGAACCCGTCCACTGGACCTGGCACGGGGTCACCGGCCTGGCCTACCTCGCGGCCGTCTCCCAGTTCGGCGGCTTCGTCGTCTGGTACCGCGGCATGGCCGCCATCGGCGTTCCCCGCGCCAGCCAACTCCAGCTCGCCCAACCCCTGCTCACCCTCTGCTGGGCCGTCCTCCTCCTCGCCGAAACCCTCCCCCCGACCGCCGCCCCCGCCGCCCTCGCCGTCGTCGCCTGCATCGCCGCCACCCAACGTGCGGGCCGCAGGGCCTGAGCGCCCGGGCGGACCCGTCGTGGGGGAGTTCCCGGCGGACGCCGCACTGGGGCCGACTCGGGCCTGGAGGTCAGGAGCTGCGGCCGACTCTCAGGCGGTCAGGGCGCAGTAGAGGTGCTGCTCGGCCTTGCGGGCCCGGCGGGCGAGCACGGACAGGTGGTGGATGAGCGTCATGAGTTGAGTGGGCTCGACGGTCTTGAGCTCCTCGGTGCGGGCCCACCGCGAGGTCAGCTCGGGCAGGTGCCGCCGTTCGATGCCGGCCAGCGCGTCGCGGGTGTCGTCGGTGAGCTGGACCACCCAGGGGCCGGTCATCCACGGGTCCTCGAAGTCGACGGGGGTGCCGGGCCCTTCGGTGTCCCAGGGCTGCGGTCCGGTCGGCCAGACCGACCGGTCGGGGCCGTCGGCCGCGGGGTCCTGGTGTCCGAGGGCGGCGGCCACCAGGTGGGGGAGGACGGTGGTGGGGTCGATCCGGCGGGCCCGGACCGTGTCGAAGACCTCGGCGGGCGGCTGCTCGGCCTCGGCCATCACCAGCTGCACGGCGGTCTCGTCGGCGGCCCGGAAGAAATCGGTCTGCAGGTCCTGCGGGTCCATGTCGCACGCTCCCCTCGTTCGGCAAGGTGCCCAGTGGACCACGCGACACACCGCCATGGGTACCCGGTCGCCGGTCTGTGATCTGTCTCCCAGTCGTCAAAGCGACGTTCCCCGGCGGAAGTTCGGGCACTACCTTCCTTCCAGGGCGCTCCTGTCGACGGCCGCCGACAACAGCGGAGGGGGCGGGGCGGCCCGGCACCCCCGCACAAGGTGCCGCGTCGCCCCGCCCCGGTCCGGTGGCGGATCAGAAGCCGGGTACGCCGGCCGCCTTGCAGGCCGCGGCGAACTGCGGGGTGCAGACCTCGTCGGCCTTGTAGAGCCCGCCGTCGATCACGGTCTCGACGACCTTCGCCTTGGTGACGACGATGGGGGTGAGCAGCATCGAGGGGATCTGGTCCTCGCCGGACTTGGTGACGGTGGAGGCGACCGAGGTGATGTCGATGCCCTTCACCAGGTACACGGCCATGTTCGCGGCGGCCTCGGCCTCCGGCTGGTACGGCTTGTAGATGGTGTACGCCTGCTCGCCGGTGAGGATCCGTCGGATCGCGTCCAGCGAGGCGTCCTGCCCGCCGACCGGCACGTCGGTGCGGCCGGCCTTGTGCAGCGAGTCGATGATCGCGCCGGCCATGCCGTCGTTGGCCGAGTACACGGCCTGGAAGCCGTTCTTGCCGAGCTTGGCGATCGCCTCGTCGACCTTGGCGGCGGCCACCTCGGGCTTCCACTCGCCGGACTGCTCGTAGGCGACCCGCTTGACCTTGCCGTCCAGCGCGCGGTGCGCGCCGATCTTGAAGTCGCCCGCGTTGGGGTCGGTCTCCGCACCGTTGATCATCACGATCTCGGCGTCGGCGGCCTTCTTGCCCTTCTGCCCGAGCGCGTCCAGCAGGGCCTGGCCCTGGAGTTCGCCGGTGCGCTGGTTGTCGAAGGAGATGTAGGCGGCGACGTTGCCGGCGGCGAGCCGGTCGTACGCGATGACCTTGATGCCCTTCTTGGCGGCGGCGTCCACCCAGGGCTTGGTGACCGAGGCGTTCACCGGGTCGAGCAGGATCACCTTGACGTTCCGGGCGAGCAGCGCGTCGAACTGCTCCTTCTGCACCTTCTCGTCGCCGTCGGCGTTCGCGTAGTCGAGGGTGCACCGGGTGCACAGCCCGGTGACAGCGGCCTCGATCAGCGGCTTGTCGAACGCCTCGTAGCGGGTGGAGGAAGTGCGTTCGGGCAGCAGCAGGCCGATCGCCTGGTTGCCCGAGGACGACGAGGGCTTGTCGTCCCCGCACGCGGCGAGCGACATCGCCATCGACACGGCAGCCGTGCCGATGACGAGTCGACGCGTCATCGAGTTCATGGTGGGTGGTGCCTCCCTGACAGCGCCGCGTCCCTGCGGCGAGGTGAAGGGGAGTCAAGCCCACCCATCATGTGTCGTCAAGAAGTAAATCATTGGTCGAGATGATTCGACCAAGTCGTTACCTTCTTGAATGCAACTTGGTGTCTGCGGCGGTGACTCCTTCAGCGCTCGTTGCGGGCCACCAGAAATACCCCGCCGACCACGATCGCGCCGCCGAGCAAGATCGGCCAGGTCAGGGACTCGGACAGGAAAAGCCATCCGAGGAACACCGCGACGACCGGATTGACGTAGGCGTAGGTGGCGACCAGTGGCAGCGGCGCCCGCTGCAACAGCCATGCATAAGACGTGAACGCGACAATAGATCCGAACAGCACCAGGTAGGCCAGCCCCGTCCAGGACGCCGCGGAGACCGCGCCGGGATCGAAGCCGCCCGGTTCGCCGTGGACGAACGACAGCGCCAGCGCGCCGACCGCACCCGCCAGCATTTCGTACACGCTCGCCACGAACGGGTCGGCCGGCATCGGCAGTCGGCCCGCCAGCACCGAACCCAACGCCCACACCACCGCCGCGCCGACCACCAGCAGCAGGCCCGAGAGCTCCGCGTCACCGGTCAGGCCGGGCCCGGTCA
The DNA window shown above is from Streptomyces sp. TLI_171 and carries:
- a CDS encoding PLP-dependent aminotransferase family protein, whose amino-acid sequence is MTVQELTDALRATVMRYSPGERIPSSRELVDRYRVSPVSVSRAIRELAAEGVVVSRPGAGVFRAEPRPAAAPHGDFSWQEVALSAEAGAPPARVVDASGVLAALTLAPPEVIDLNSGYPHASLLPERALAGALARAARRPGAWGRPPLEGLPELRGWFARALGGGVTAAEVLITAGGQSALTTALRSLAPPGAPVLVESPTYPGLLAIARAAGLRPVPVPVDEDGVRPERLAEAFEVSGARLFVCQPLFQNPTGSVLSAERRRAVLAAAKRAGAFVVEDDFARLLAHADAPELPPPLAADDPDGTVVHVRSLTKAASPSLRVGALVARGPALARLRSVQAVDSFFVPRPLQEAALELVTSADWSRHLRGLAKELTDRRQVVATALAHRAPALLPARLPRGGFHLWLTLPAQLDPAAFTAAALRQGVAVSPGPGYFTAEPAPRTRISLAAAENHAQLADAAHRLAAALAPPG
- a CDS encoding DMT family transporter — translated: MSARNSATLIRPIAVTGTAQAALGVLSFSFSFPATAWALEGFGPWTVTGLRGILAALLAGGCLLATGARVPPRSARPGLAAVAVGCAVGFPLLSTLALRISSTAHSAVVIGLLPLATAAVAALRAGSRPPRAFWLAALAGAAVVLAFTVQQSGGAGLTTADLYLFGALLVCAFGYAEGGRLARTMPGWQVIAWGVVAALPVTALTGALALTAEPVHWTWHGVTGLAYLAAVSQFGGFVVWYRGMAAIGVPRASQLQLAQPLLTLCWAVLLLAETLPPTAAPAALAVVACIAATQRAGRRA
- a CDS encoding sugar ABC transporter substrate-binding protein; this encodes MNSMTRRLVIGTAAVSMAMSLAACGDDKPSSSSGNQAIGLLLPERTSSTRYEAFDKPLIEAAVTGLCTRCTLDYANADGDEKVQKEQFDALLARNVKVILLDPVNASVTKPWVDAAAKKGIKVIAYDRLAAGNVAAYISFDNQRTGELQGQALLDALGQKGKKAADAEIVMINGAETDPNAGDFKIGAHRALDGKVKRVAYEQSGEWKPEVAAAKVDEAIAKLGKNGFQAVYSANDGMAGAIIDSLHKAGRTDVPVGGQDASLDAIRRILTGEQAYTIYKPYQPEAEAAANMAVYLVKGIDITSVASTVTKSGEDQIPSMLLTPIVVTKAKVVETVIDGGLYKADEVCTPQFAAACKAAGVPGF